In Triticum aestivum cultivar Chinese Spring chromosome 5B, IWGSC CS RefSeq v2.1, whole genome shotgun sequence, the following proteins share a genomic window:
- the LOC123116468 gene encoding chloroplast envelope quinone oxidoreductase homolog, whose protein sequence is MEAASINRVDWNFQNGKARPVLPSKFPFIPVCELAGEVVELGAGVSGFSQGDKVIAVNFPGGGGLAEYAVVPASQAALRPAEVSAVEGACLPIAAFTALAALRTAGVGLDAGDGPPKNVLVTAASGGVGTFAVQLASLAGHHHVTATCGARNLDLVRSLGADEALDYGTPEGAALRGPSGRKHDAVVHCGEGFPWSAFEPALADAGGVVVDLTPRLASVAVAVLHWVFFSRKKLVPLIAAAKKEDMEALLGMVSQGKLQVVIDSRYPLSRAHEGWAKSMSGHATGKVVVDMGIADARE, encoded by the exons ATGGAGGCGGCCAGCATCAACCGGGTGGACTGGAATTTCCAGAACGGCAAGGCGCGGCCCGTCTTGCCCAGCAAGTTCCCCTTCATTCCCGTCTGCGAGCTCGCCGGCGAAGTCGTGGAGCTGGGCGCCGGAGTGAGCGGCTTCAGCCAGGGCGACAAGGTCATCGCCGTCAACTTCCCG GGCGGCGGCGGGCTGGCCGAGTACGCGGTGGTGCCGGCGTCGCAAGCGGCGCTGAGGCCGGCAGAGGTGTCCGCGGTGGAGGGCGCCTGCCTGCCGATCGCCGCGTTCACGGCGCTCGCCGCGCTCAGGACGGCCGGGGTCGGCCTCGACGCCGGCGATGGCCCTCCCAAGAACGTGCTGGTGACCGCGGCCTCGGGCGGCGTCGGCACCTTCGCCGTGCAGCTGGCGAGCCTCGCGGGCCACCACCACGTCACGGCGACCTGCGGCGCGCGCAACCTGGACCTCGTCCGGAGCCTGGGGGCCGACGAGGCGCTGGACTATGGCACCCCGGAGGGCGCCGCGCTGCGCGGGCCGTCCGGCCGGAAGCACGACGCGGTGGTGCACTGCGGGGAGGGGTTCCCGTGGTCGGCCTTCGAGCCGGCGCTGGCCGAcgccggcggcgtggtggtggacctCACCCCGCGCCTCGCATCCGTCGCCGTCGCGGTGCTCCATTGGGTGTTCTTCTCCAGGAAGAAGCTGGTGCCGCTGATCGCGGCTGCCAAGAAGGAAGACATGGAGGCGCTGCTGGGCATGGTGAGTCAGGGGAAGCTCCAGGTGGTGATCGACTCGCGGTACCCGCTGAGCAGGGCGCACGAGGGCTGGGCCAAGAGCATGAGCGGCCACGCCACAGGCAAGGTCGTCGTCGACATGGGCATCGCCGATGCCAGAGAGTGA